The Deltaproteobacteria bacterium sequence GGGGAGAGAACTCCAAGTGGTCTCCTCATGGCGTGTGTAACGGAAGCGCAATGGATTGGGACCCAACGCAGGGGTCAGGGAATGGCGAGCCGTTTCCTGGCCCCTGGTGCGTTTTCTTGGCATTCGGTTCGGGGACATGCTATGCTAATTTCCAGTAACTGTGCTGAGTTAGCGATGAGCGACTTGCCGAAACCGAAACGTCCGTGGGATGACACTGCGCCTGCGAAGTCCTATACGCCGGAGGAGGCGGAGGCGTATATGGCGCAGTTCTTTCAAGATCTGGAACGCGAATTTAAAGAAGTGCCGCCGACCGTGATGGAAGTTGGCGCGCAGCGGGTCCTCGATTTTTTGAAAGGCAATCTGTCGTGGGCGGAAATTTTCAATATTCCGCCACAAACGTTGCAGCGGCTCGCGGAGTTCGGTTTCCTGCAATACCGCACCGGTCGCTACGAAGACGCGGAGCGATTTTTCAAAGTGCTGACGATGCTCAATTGGAATAACGGCGCGTTTCATTCCATGTTGGGCGCGGTCTATCAGCGCCAAAAGCGGCACGCGGAGGCGATTGCGGAATATTCGCAGGCGATCGAACTCAATCCGGACGATGGCGTGAGTTGGACCAATCGCGGCGAACTCCAATTGGCGCATGGGTGGCTTAAACCTGCGCGTGCCGATCTGGAGCAGGCGTTGCGCTTGGCGGGTCATCAAGAAGAGCCGTGGGGAAAACGCGCGCAAGCGCTGCTGACGCGACTGCAACACGTGGAGGCCAAGCGGAGCGGAAGTGCAGTGAAGGGGGCGGGG is a genomic window containing:
- a CDS encoding tetratricopeptide repeat protein is translated as MLISSNCAELAMSDLPKPKRPWDDTAPAKSYTPEEAEAYMAQFFQDLEREFKEVPPTVMEVGAQRVLDFLKGNLSWAEIFNIPPQTLQRLAEFGFLQYRTGRYEDAERFFKVLTMLNWNNGAFHSMLGAVYQRQKRHAEAIAEYSQAIELNPDDGVSWTNRGELQLAHGWLKPARADLEQALRLAGHQEEPWGKRAQALLTRLQHVEAKRSGSAVKGAGKGKKS